In Panulirus ornatus isolate Po-2019 chromosome 13, ASM3632096v1, whole genome shotgun sequence, the genomic window gaaaagtattacgttttttttaattttccaaaagaaggaacagagaagggggccaggtgaggatattccctctaaggcccagtcctctgttcttaatgctacctcgctaatgcgggaaatggcgaatagtatgaaaaaaaaaaaaaatatttaaaatcaACCCGAGTGGTATTTACCACATACATTTCACAAAAAGACTGTGAGTATACGTTAAACAGTTATACATATGCCTAATCTTCTAATGTTGTATATTACGTCACCTTATATGCATGGTAGAATGGTGTGACAACATGTGTAGGTGCCTGAAGAGGCTTCATGGTACGATTGTTGTAGTGTACTTCTGTTACATCCCCTTCAGCATTAGTGCACAAGATGGGCCATAGTGCTGAATACTGGCGACCTTCATTCTTTATCGAAAACCTgattaaaaagaagaaatgaatgagTGTAAGTTATTTTAACAAGTGTCATCTTTTTCTCAGACAAAGTTAAATGTCTTGGTATAATGAATATCCTAAATAATACAATGAGAGTAAAGATTTCAGATTTATGAAAATGTGACGTTATTGTAAAGTAATCAGTTGAATGAGTGAAGAGGTATGTGCAAGATTAAAAGCTGTCTGATTGTCAAGAAGCTACTTGTAAGGTTAGGCATTACCATCTGTATGGCAGGAACTATCAGAGAAATAGTTTCCAAACAGCTGAAGTGCAACCTGTTGGATGAAGAGCTATATAAAGGGGGAGGAGCTGCCTGATGGATAACAGACAGCCACATGATGGACTTTGGATTAAGAGTTACTAGACAGGTGAGGTGCTACTTAATGGATGTGGAGACATCTAATATGTGGGAAACTACCTGACTGATGTGGAGCTACCTGGGAGTATGGACCTGATACTTCTTTGCAGGGTCAGTCAGGAGCGACCTGTTAAGTAATGACCAACTTGACTGGATGTGGAGCTACCCAGTGAATGGGAGAGGAACTACATGCTAGGTGAGGAGCTATTACATGGATAAGGAGTCTTATGTGAAATACATAAGAGGTTGCCTGCTGGATGAGTCATTCAATTACTGAAAAGCTGACTATAAACAATAAGGCCACAAAACTGAATACAAACCACGTGATGGGCAAAAAATTATGATGTGAGGTGGAACCTGATCAATGAGAAGCTACCTCATGGGGGTACAACAGTTTGATGGGTGAAACATAATTGAAAAGGAAGGACCTACCTTACATTTAGGGATTACCTGATGGGTTTTCGTTGCATGATGAGTAAGGAGCAACCTGATGTTTAAGGAGGTACCTGACAAATAAGGGGTTATTCAAGAGGTTTGAAATTTCCTGACTGAGAACAAAGAAGAGGAACCAGTGAGACATTGAAGAGCTAAATGATGGGAAAAAAGTAATCAGAATAGGATCCATATGATGGTTGAAGAGCCACTGATGTGTAGGTAACTGTTAGCTGGTGAAGATTAGGTGCAAGTAAGAATAAAAGTAAGTCCAAAGAGGCAAAGAGCAACAGTTTACAGGGTCCTTTTTGTGGCTGTTTATGATAATGGAAGAAATCACAAAATAGAGGTTTGCGTGAAAAAAGTAGACAGGCACCCAAATTGGTTTAGGAGAAATGTCTTTAAACTTAATATGTAATTaaagaggcacaaataatgtcatTTGAGAACTTAAATCTACCTCAAAAAGAATTTATTGGTGACCACTTACACCAGACTATTCTTCATCTAGAACATTATAGGAAGATGTTGATCTTCATGTTATAAGTTGGGTTTGGAACAAATTGTATAAGGACACAGTCAAGCAAGTTTGTTGAATGAGAAAAGTCAGAAGCTATCTCGTCGAATTAGTGTTACTTGATAAGAGAGGCAGATCCTTCACAAAGGATGAGTTAATTGACATTTTAGGGGCTGCATGGAAGAGTTTCAGCTACATGATTGGATAGGAACTACCTGATTTGTTACGAGATACAAGTAAGGAGTTACATAGCAAGTAAGGAATTAAAATGATTTGAAGGTACTTGGATGCTACCTGACAAGCGAGGAACTGCTTGTTGGGAATGAAGCTACATGACTGGTTAGAAACTAAATCATGACGAATGAGTAGTCAACTGATCAGTCACAAGCCACATAATACATGTGGACTTAACTGAAAAGTTAAAAGCTTTTTAACAGGTGAGGAGATACCTTATGGGTGTGGAAGTAAGGACATGGAATGCTGCAGGCTCATTTTCTTCCAGCCAACTAGCAATGCGGAAGCCATCAGTGAAAAAGGAACGACCACCTGGATCTGAGTCAGACATCTTAGGATCGTTAGCCTGTTTGAAAGAGAATGTCTCATTTACTGCCTGAAATACTGACAATGAAAATCAAGAATTTTGAAGACAGTTTAATTCCCATCCACGTTGCCAAAATTCTTATTTTTCAGTTATATAGCTTAACTGATTGCATAATATTAGTAATTCGCTGTAAGATTTCATGAGTGATTTAAGAATATGTATAGTTGTAAAAGACAGATGACATACTAAAAGTAATGTGATAATTTCCTGTAATTCATATAtgttaatcatacatacacatatactacCTTAAGGCAATGAAGAAGCTGCATGCCAGGACTCTTCTCTCGGTAGTTCATATCAGTGTGATGAGCCAAAGCAACCCCACTGTATGCTAGATGGGAACCCTCTACTGGCTTATTGATCACATCAAATATGTGGCCGTACTGAGTCTCCTTTACATAGGCAAAGCGCTTCACAACATCTACAATTTTGCCTGCCTCAGTTGGCACTCCACGTAAAACAGCCACGCCATACTGGAAAATTGGATAATGCACGTATGAGCATTATAGGGCCTACTATGAATATTAATATGGTGTGAAGCATCCTAAGAAAGAGTGCGGTATTTCTCATGTGCATGATAGACAAATTTTGTACATTGCATATACAAAGCattttataaaagaaagcaaaaaaGTTTCAACCATGAAGTGTGAAGCTTACTTTGTAGAACATGTCCAGCCATTGTCTGAGGCCACTGTCACTTTCCATCATCTCATTATAAGACATCTCAGGAAAGCTGGACCAGATAGTTGTCCGATCCCACAGTTCAAACTCTGGTCGTAGAGGCATGATATCCATGTCTGCACTGTCACTGGCAAAGTTGTTTTGCATGAATGACTGCCCATACTTGAACAGCCTGTGAATAAGGAAGACATTGGATGTTACTTAGTTACTGAGAGTAATTATAAAGGGACTCATTATTTACTGATTCGATTTTTTTAACTTGTGTTAAGTTGGACagtcatgattatttttttcactgCATAACTGGAATATGGCCAGGCAAAttcttttgaataaagaaacTGCCAAAAAGGAA contains:
- the LOC139752876 gene encoding gamma-butyrobetaine dioxygenase-like, giving the protein MSMRLSTVLVKRTVVPLLQTSRALHTREKSLVSVRADPAIVPPSLMSVLPAHHLTTKVIFDTHTTADFKYIWLRDNCQCPKCVDPSTKQKLVDSPALDLNIKPLSLNINGEGKLEITWSEDAGTHKSEYDPAWLFKYGQSFMQNNFASDSADMDIMPLRPEFELWDRTTIWSSFPEMSYNEMMESDSGLRQWLDMFYKYGVAVLRGVPTEAGKIVDVVKRFAYVKETQYGHIFDVINKPVEGSHLAYSGVALAHHTDMNYREKSPGMQLLHCLKANDPKMSDSDPGGRSFFTDGFRIASWLEENEPAAFHVLTSTPIRFSIKNEGRQYSALWPILCTNAEGDVTEVHYNNRTMKPLQAPTHVVTPFYHAYKLFSDKLRDPASCLEFNMVPGDLVAFNNRRVLHGRTSFDATRVDRHLQGCYVDIDEAFSKYDSLQTRFYRKL